A genomic stretch from Deltaproteobacteria bacterium includes:
- a CDS encoding proline--tRNA ligase: MRVTRMFLPTLKESPSDAEVVSHKLMVRAGMIRKVAAGIYNLLPMGLRVIQNVEKIVREEMNRSGAQEVEMPVVLPAELWQESGRWGFYGKELLRLKDRHDRDFCLGPTHEEIITDMVRNEVRSYRDLPLNLYQIQTKFRDEIRPRFGLMRGREFIMKDAYSFHSTDECAEREYKNMHDTYCRIFERCGLEFRAVEAETGPIGGSFSHEFTVLADTGEDAIASCNACSYAANIERAEVRAPKDMKPRQESARAVEKVATPGKKTVEEVAVFLKTKPKNLIKTLIYSHDKGSVVALVRGDLDINENKLKRLLKVETLTLADEDTVKKVTGAPSGFAGPVGLKADIYADYSVLDIEDGVTGANEADCHLRNVTPERDFKARYVDLRIAVAGDPCPRCSGSFDIRRGIEVGHIFKLGTKYSVSMGAKFLDEKGVERPIIMGCYGIGIGRTAAAAIEQNHDDAGIIWPKPLSPFDVHLVPVNVNDEETKKASDALYENLKKEGFDVLYDDRDERAGVKFKDSDLIGIPLRITVSAKTLKEGSVEMKGRRDAAPRLVKLDGVLAEASK, from the coding sequence ATGAGAGTAACGAGGATGTTTTTACCGACACTTAAGGAGTCGCCCTCCGATGCCGAGGTCGTGAGCCACAAGCTCATGGTCAGGGCCGGCATGATAAGGAAGGTGGCGGCAGGCATATATAACCTGCTGCCTATGGGGCTTCGCGTCATACAGAACGTCGAGAAGATAGTAAGGGAAGAGATGAACCGCTCCGGAGCCCAGGAAGTCGAGATGCCTGTGGTGCTCCCGGCAGAGCTTTGGCAGGAGAGCGGCAGGTGGGGCTTCTACGGCAAGGAGCTTCTAAGGCTAAAGGACCGCCACGATAGGGACTTCTGCCTTGGCCCCACGCACGAGGAGATAATCACCGACATGGTAAGAAATGAAGTCCGCTCTTACCGCGACCTTCCGTTGAACCTCTATCAGATACAGACCAAGTTCCGTGACGAGATACGCCCGCGCTTTGGCCTTATGCGTGGCAGAGAGTTCATAATGAAGGACGCGTACTCGTTCCATTCTACCGACGAATGTGCCGAGCGCGAGTATAAGAATATGCACGATACGTATTGCCGCATATTCGAGCGCTGCGGCCTCGAGTTCAGGGCTGTTGAGGCTGAGACAGGGCCCATAGGCGGTTCCTTTTCGCATGAATTCACGGTGCTGGCTGATACAGGAGAGGACGCCATAGCGAGCTGTAACGCGTGCTCCTACGCTGCCAATATAGAGAGGGCAGAGGTAAGGGCGCCAAAGGATATGAAGCCCAGGCAGGAGAGCGCCAGGGCAGTTGAAAAAGTAGCAACACCAGGCAAAAAGACAGTTGAAGAAGTCGCAGTGTTTTTAAAGACTAAACCGAAAAACCTCATAAAGACCCTTATATATTCCCATGACAAGGGAAGTGTTGTTGCCCTGGTGCGCGGCGATCTTGATATCAACGAAAACAAGCTCAAAAGGCTCCTCAAAGTCGAGACCCTTACGCTTGCTGACGAGGATACGGTAAAGAAGGTAACAGGGGCGCCCTCGGGGTTTGCCGGGCCTGTTGGATTAAAGGCCGATATCTATGCCGATTATAGCGTGCTTGATATAGAGGACGGCGTTACTGGCGCTAACGAGGCGGATTGCCATTTAAGGAACGTCACCCCTGAACGCGACTTTAAGGCCAGGTATGTTGACCTTCGCATAGCGGTCGCAGGAGATCCGTGCCCGAGGTGTTCGGGTTCGTTCGATATAAGGCGCGGTATCGAGGTCGGCCACATATTCAAGCTCGGGACAAAGTACAGTGTGTCAATGGGTGCTAAGTTCCTTGATGAAAAAGGCGTTGAGAGGCCGATTATCATGGGCTGCTACGGCATAGGGATTGGCAGGACTGCGGCAGCTGCCATAGAGCAGAACCACGACGATGCGGGCATAATCTGGCCAAAGCCGCTTTCTCCGTTCGATGTGCACCTTGTGCCAGTGAACGTGAACGACGAGGAAACGAAAAAGGCCTCGGATGCCCTGTATGAAAACCTTAAAAAAGAAGGCTTCGACGTTCTCTATGACGACCGCGACGAGAGAGCAGGGGTAAAGTTCAAGGACTCGGACTTAATCGGCATACCGCTGCGTATTACGGTCAGCGCAAAGACGCTTAAGGAAGGCTCCGTCGAGATGAAGGGCAGGAGAGATGCCGCTCCGCGTCTTGTCAAGCTCGATGGTGTACTTGCCGAGGCTTCGAAATAA